Proteins encoded by one window of Fusarium graminearum PH-1 chromosome 1, whole genome shotgun sequence:
- a CDS encoding 50S ribosomal protein L17 codes for MAGGTVKYRHLSRNSAARMALLRGLVTQLVHHEQIHTTYAKAKEAQRMAEKLITLAKRDNEPSRRSAQGILYVHIHLPKLLGELKSRYLTREGGYTRVVRTESKNTYDQGESAILELVDGPKDSRFMMTAKTVARDRMLGKDHTPVTRTNIKKVTQFRGEEPFEEMVRRFMVLKASDATIPQKDESSLAEVEAEQTADQNAERAREMAAGIVPESVKRKSQ; via the exons ATGGCTGGTGGTACTGTCAAATATCGGCATCTGAGCCGCAACTCAGCAGCCCGTATGGCGTTGCTGCGCGGTCTCGTAACTCAACTCGTCCATCACGAACAAATACACACAACCTATgccaaggcaaaggaagctCAGCGCATGGCGGAGAAGCTCATCACATTGGCCAAGAGGGACAATGAGCCTTCACGAAGATCAGCACAGGGTATCCTATACGTAC ACATACATCTACCCAAACTACTAGGCGAGCTAAAATCACGATATTTGACACGAGAGGGCGGCTACACTCGTGTCGTTCGCACCGAGTCCAAGAACACCTATGACCAGGGTGAGAGCGCCATCCTCGAATTGGTCGACGGCCCCAAGGACTCGcgcttcatgatgacagcCAAAACCGTTGCTCGTGATCGCATGCTCGGAAAGGACCACACACCCGTCACAAGGACAAACATAAAGAAGGTCACCCAGTTCCGCGGCGAGGAGCCCTTCGAGGAGATGGTACGAAGGTTTATGGTTCTCAAGGCTAGCGATGCGACCATCCCACAAAAGGACGAGAGCAGCTTGGCTGAGGTCGAGGCTGAGCAGACGGCCGACCAGAATGCTGAACGAGCAAGGGAGATGGCCGCAGGAATCGTGCCAGAGTCAGTGAAGAGAAAGTCACAATAA
- a CDS encoding delta-aminolevulinic acid dehydratase, which translates to MSFSSLVQDLSLRDANGARRPQISGPRSSASTLDDRASHISRAMSYASTAATSVSISGDISSQLHGGYFHPLARSWQAERQLTKSMLIYPLFVTDGEGDMILVPSLPGQHQLSCDKLIPFLEPLVHKGLRSVMLFGVPMQAGTKDALGTAADDPEGPVIRAIQIIRRRFPQLFICCDVCLCEYTSHGHCGILRDDGSLNNQLSVDRISDVAIAYAKAGAQCVAPSDMNDGRIRAIKLKLIEEGIAHKTVLMSYSAKFSGCLYGPFRDAAGSAPSFGDRKCYQLPPGGRGLARRAIVRDINEGADIIMVKPASQYLDIISDAKDLGKDLPVAAYQVSGEYAMIHAGAKAGVFDLKAMAFESTEGILRAGATIVVSYFTPDFLDWLEN; encoded by the exons ATGTCTTTCTCCAGCCTTGTTCAGGACTTAAGCCTCCGCGACGCCAATGGTGCTCGCCGCCCCCAGATTTCCGGTCCCCGCTCGTCCGCTTCCACTCTCGACGACAGAGCCTCGCACATCTCGAGGGCCATGTCCTACGCCAGTACCGCTGCCACCAGCGTCAGCATCTCCGGCGACATTTCAAGCCAGCTCCATGGTGGATACTTTCACCCTCTGGCTCGCTCATGGCAGGCTGAGCGTCAGCTCACCAAG TCTATGCTTATCTACCCCCTCTTTGTCACCGACGGTGAGGGCGACATGATCCTCGTCCCTTCTCTCCCtggtcaacaccagctcAGCTGCGACAAGCTGATTCCGTTCCTCGAGCCTCTCGTCCACAAGGGTCTCCGTTCCGTCATGCTCTTTGGTGTTCCCATGCAAGCTGGCACCAAGGATGCTCTTGGCACTGCCGCCGACGACCCCGAAGGTCCCGTTATCCGAGCCATTCAAATCATCCGCCGCCGATTCCCTCAACTTTTCATTTGCTGCGATGTCTGTCTTTGCGAGTACACCTCGCACGGCCACTGCGGTATCCTCCGCGATGATGGCAGTCTCAACAACCAGCTATCCGTTGACCGCATCTCCGATGTTGCCATCGCTTACGCTAAGGCCGGCGCTCAATGTGTTGCTCCCTCAGATATGAACGATGGCCGTATTCGTGCTAtcaagctgaagctgatTGAAGAGGGAATTGCCCACAAGACTGTTCTCATGTCCTACTCTGCCAAGTTCTCTGGTTGTCTGTACGGTCCCTTCCGCGATGCTGCTGGCTCAGCGCCTTCATTTGGTGACCGTAAGTGCTACCAGCTTCCCCCTGGTGGCCGCGGTCTTGCTCGACGTGCTATTGTTCGAGATATCAACGAGGGAGCCGATATCATCATGGTGAAGCCTGCCAGCCAGTACCTCGACATTATCAGTGACGCCAAGGACTTGGGCAAGGATCTGCCCGTAGCCGCATACCAGGTCAGCGGCGAGTACGCCATGATCCACGCCGGAGCCAAGGCCGGCGTCTTTGACCTGAAGGCAATGGCCTTTGAGTCGACAGAGGGAATCTTGCGAGCTGGTGCTACCATCGTAGTCAGCTACTTTACCCCTGACTTCCTTGACTGGCTGGAGAACTAA